A stretch of the Salarias fasciatus chromosome 3, fSalaFa1.1, whole genome shotgun sequence genome encodes the following:
- the LOC115382109 gene encoding testis-specific gene A8 protein-like isoform X1 — MKSARVPAPVPVLVLVLVLLTPLHVLSSDDPTQTPAGTAKSVVGTQTAPVPGETTAVAGRAAAPGVAAATAAAAAAATAAAAAAATAASGTAPAAPAAPATPAASAAPAAASTVRPALTASQDKPTTAGDKKSVPPSTQTVAAPPPPPQPSTQPQRPTAPPNPSHTPTKSGLDPRAHRPGQNTVVPDTQGPPGANGSTEKQNAGAGPLGSDSQQTQPPPGMSVAEGGQPAEKGAGSQPNSEEKAPPKSASDKRLWLILLPIFLVVAAAAIVIKFKSKKVHDHTETLDTGTENASFQSRPESTKDGVMLLGVKSSGGEENAAAR, encoded by the exons ATGATCCGACGCAGACACCAGCAGGAACTGCCAAGTCAGtag tgGGAACACAGACAGCGCCTGTACCAGGTGAAACAACAGCAGtggcaggaagagcagcagcaccaggagtggcagcagcaacagcagcagcagcagcagcagcaacagcagcagcagcagcagcagcaacagcagcatcaggaacagctccagcagctccagcagctccagcaactccagcagcttcagcagctccagcagctgcctccacaGTCCGCCCTGCTCTCACTGCTTCCCAGGACAAACCGACCACCGCTGGGGACA aaaaaagtGTTCCTCCATCCACGCAAACAGTGGCCGCTCCACCGCCACCTCCTCAGCCGTCCACACAGCCGCAGAGACCCACCGCTCCTCCCAACCCCTCGCACACACCCACCAAAA GCGGTCTGGACCCCCGAGCTCATCGTCCAGGCCAGAACACAGTGGTCCCGGACACACAGGGCCCTCCAG GAGCCAATGGAAGCACCGAAAAACAGAACGCAG GTGCAGGTCCTCTTGGCTCAG ACTCACAGCAGACGCAGCCGCCTCCAGGGATGTCCGTGGCCGAGGGAGGCCAGCCAGCAGAGAAAGGAGCCG GTTCCCAGCCAAACAGTGAGGAGAAAGCTCCACCCAAATCAG CCTCTGACAAAAGGCTGTGGCTGATCCTGCTGCCGATCTTCCTGGTggtagccgccgccgccatcgtGATCAAGTTCAAATCCAAGAAAGTCCACGACCACACAG AAACCCTCGACACCGGGACCGAGAA CGCGTCCTTCCAGAGCCGACCAGAAAGCACCAAAGATGGCGTCATGCTCCTCGGAGTCAAGTCGTCAGGCGGAGAGGAAAATG cGGCTGCCAGATAA
- the LOC115382109 gene encoding testis-specific gene A8 protein-like isoform X2 has translation MKSARVPAPVPVLVLVLVLLTPLHVLSSDDPTQTPAGTAKSVVGTQTAPVPGETTAVAGRAAAPGVAAATAAAAAAATAAAAAAATAASGTAPAAPAAPATPAASAAPAAASTVRPALTASQDKPTTAGDKKSVPPSTQTVAAPPPPPQPSTQPQRPTAPPNPSHTPTKSGLDPRAHRPGQNTVVPDTQGPPGANGSTEKQNAGAGPLGSDSQQTQPPPGMSVAEGGQPAEKGAGSQPNSEEKAPPKSASDKRLWLILLPIFLVVAAAAIVIKFKSKKVHDHTETLDTGTENASFQSRPESTKDGVMLLGVKSSGGEENAAR, from the exons ATGATCCGACGCAGACACCAGCAGGAACTGCCAAGTCAGtag tgGGAACACAGACAGCGCCTGTACCAGGTGAAACAACAGCAGtggcaggaagagcagcagcaccaggagtggcagcagcaacagcagcagcagcagcagcagcaacagcagcagcagcagcagcagcaacagcagcatcaggaacagctccagcagctccagcagctccagcaactccagcagcttcagcagctccagcagctgcctccacaGTCCGCCCTGCTCTCACTGCTTCCCAGGACAAACCGACCACCGCTGGGGACA aaaaaagtGTTCCTCCATCCACGCAAACAGTGGCCGCTCCACCGCCACCTCCTCAGCCGTCCACACAGCCGCAGAGACCCACCGCTCCTCCCAACCCCTCGCACACACCCACCAAAA GCGGTCTGGACCCCCGAGCTCATCGTCCAGGCCAGAACACAGTGGTCCCGGACACACAGGGCCCTCCAG GAGCCAATGGAAGCACCGAAAAACAGAACGCAG GTGCAGGTCCTCTTGGCTCAG ACTCACAGCAGACGCAGCCGCCTCCAGGGATGTCCGTGGCCGAGGGAGGCCAGCCAGCAGAGAAAGGAGCCG GTTCCCAGCCAAACAGTGAGGAGAAAGCTCCACCCAAATCAG CCTCTGACAAAAGGCTGTGGCTGATCCTGCTGCCGATCTTCCTGGTggtagccgccgccgccatcgtGATCAAGTTCAAATCCAAGAAAGTCCACGACCACACAG AAACCCTCGACACCGGGACCGAGAA CGCGTCCTTCCAGAGCCGACCAGAAAGCACCAAAGATGGCGTCATGCTCCTCGGAGTCAAGTCGTCAGGCGGAGAGGAAAATG CTGCCAGATAA
- the LOC115382123 gene encoding DNA damage-inducible transcript 4-like protein, protein MVATSTLKSKGSDHHQEWVERRPGQVYIEKALDSWDCSSSELQRNADATEEQTCQQLAKMFESCLSRAKKTTLHCSTVLVPEKLTKRIAREVLRLAACEPCGLRGCVLFVHLEHDKGCCKQLERIACDATVVPTFELSLVFKQDGTAWPSLRDFFFMGTCFAPAFRHALKLSPSFRLVKRKLYSSSAGTVVEEC, encoded by the exons ATGGTTGCCACGAGCACGCTCAAGAGCAAAGGCAGCGACCATCACCAGGAATGGGTGGAGAGAAGACCGGGGCAGGTGTACATCGAGAAAG CCTTGGATTCCTGGGATTGCTCTTcgtcggagctgcagaggaacgcCGACGCCACCGAGGAGCAAACGTGTCAACAGCTGGCCAAGATGTTCGAGAGCTGCCTGTCACGGGCCAAGAAGACGacgctccactgctccaccgtgctgGTGCCCGAGAAGCTGACCAAGAGGATAGCCCGCGAAGTCCTGCGGCTGGCGGCCTGCGAGCCCTGCGGCCTGCGCGGCTGCGTCCTGTTCGTCCACCTCGAGCATGACAAGGGCTGCTGCAAGCAGCTGGAGCGCATCGCGTGCGACGCCACCGTGGTGCCCACCTTCGAACTCTCCCTGGTTTTCAAGCAGGACGGCACCGCCTGGCCCAGCCTGCGGGACTTCTTTTTCATGGGGACCTGCTTCGCCCCCGCCTTCAGACACGCACTCAAGCTGAGTCCGAGCTTCCGGCTCGTCAAGAGAAAACTGTACTCCTCCTCGGCTGGCACCGTGGTGGAGGAGTGTTGA
- the spag17 gene encoding sperm-associated antigen 17: MPPKVRKKKAEGEKTNPGAAEKKTWEAKLTEARFEEDSWRASVSVVVGRSPAEETLIQALALAVPQRKLFTAITRDSALAKVCEPGNPKGKKSDEPPMFYEVMEVAKALLDAGQEVSCDLMAKILKFLLLQIKTDDQRKMGAEQNRGGAKGSPVAPCKERKTKLKRRDDVEPPTFKDDEPDDGPQRYILLLGFYQPQLIGLLDAMGVHVAHVIQLCSEQTESSEEQQDQQGCETGEQSLSAASALDTEKVIDSSQLAVQARNLDLFWSNLRPLLDAGPLNSKLHDVVQLSYTASDVSLPLLTQDPISVSEVGSGVFDGVANLIYDCLRWRRQHQHYQNHVRLISVPSVVRMDSEFVCAEAKAPPLSAEVDMCHYSSLLDLLPPEACSVPLILNCMVEQVVVSTESHLTEEPELLDGPELSEQLVSYILRSFMPLMDTEEEKSHFLRNMLTFVQKKEDEKPLLSNLGADKPGKKRKHPRIIRHHDERAQRLGGIGVVPGFDPSEVEMSMMRFSPVWELIQSVRQRSGSSCWMALKQQLQQSCTDDNAPWQEVERLFHQSVFEAMPLTRLDQQDMIAAGQQTPTAIPWDSPSSYAKQQLHNLWTEGPAFLTEDTANAEQFSGRASTQLDLCDLQRCRLRSLSDWHYAEHLDATIFPQVLQAASEQYICVDTFRGCHDNTLYIYCHNPMDVHRHCKESWGVSLHTDVKFRTYLEHVADTISDWTREEELKRDAEARNSTESPEEPDEEAICAVEEDSLKAVIRKGSLKLEQDRLKEEEMAKKSKKENTPKGKPQREEGRSTSNKKGKPLTGGEESRAETADTGAKTPKESVLPTAAPEDGNAELQLTAKPSTGFTGYSMDGQLIHVSGRLQHVFPSDGGCITVENINFVEGSHLMKVAVMKDGHSFYTHINSVKLPPQHQDGQNAEKKDCYGVLDAVEVIRLKQGSLTAVLDNGIRLSYSSYGPMGECTVTSQETERTSTVDPIPASSSTHHSQEADIQTAPSNAVPPQNQVSEDQPASPSNPVRSLILSLPNGLVLKFLLDGAQGVSREERGILVRQSFPLPDAGDSGHHQNSSLSEELFRIITGQGAVIRYLKDGSTEVLFADGTVSVSQDSGPELVPDSKVQDENSHEEAKDKKERSSERDAEAQGRCWITTTPAGDRICTIGTTHKHIPTKPLLNFKVTDFFTQQVMLTREDHVVSVQNPDGSQIVEHVDGTRITSAQQDSDQGSLSVKERVITVEKDGCATVVMYPDRHMARVLLADGSVVTGNNQGEYQVYPSRAGLLHIQNDGKCVYSSDKYVTSSLSTATPTNQAGIYTMSHTDKVACDIRDLDGNHFQVMDDGHVCVLNVTPAPSAQHDEGELEREEGREVSRLCEKDLINCTRLFLVHEDGSGSELLNRHSVEKLLHQAYSDPTVAVLKEPLPDTQGDFGITLLKPSHQSVWSQWLLAKQIDDITPPNLRNRSWHDFPRRKTSGPPFGTNLSLWGTCGGSAAQSPTVRSCPEVLEIRELCQHQPFTAPFKNAIDSRLKDYILNLMEREQRCEEMQIKDPRTEKERTYARDRLSLSLSFTEEDDASHSRRERNPEDVAGLYRRGLGARNEQSSHSPETLTCFTKSTESKWTERLADHRHELQEEKNYRAALKRKDIVPYFHPENKHLYQSLQQRQFPTMRSSSIDLSPISKSDSAQSFLRDAPQESTPRPLNPTPSQSASHTNTKGRMSERRPTNPTPQSERSQRGSGRQWNPLQVDVTGNPRKTKVRLPTSILSSKPRCLPNQQFLTVEEPVRRKCRTVSLTDPTATVRGFQLLPASVDFGTVQATTSSAITVVMRNVGVDTCRFRVQQPPLSTGLQVIYNPGPVAAGLHVELLVQLFAMCAARAGETEPKYISQDIIINTETEILYLPVTATILPELSYDIWKKNTRSQKK, encoded by the exons ATGCCGCCGAAAGTTCGTAAAAAGAAGGCAGAAGGTGAGAAAACAAACCCGGGAGCCGCAGAGAAAAAGACATGGGAGGCGAAGCTGACTGAGGCTCGCTTTGAGGAG GACTCATGGCGGGCCAGTGTGTCTGTGGTGGTTGGGAGAAGCCCAGCAGAAGAAACACTGATccaggctctggctctggctgtaCCACAGCGCAAACTTTTTACGGCCATAACCAGGGACAGCGCTCTTGCAAAG GTCTGTGAGCCGGGCAATCCCAAAGGGAAAAAGTCAGATGAACCTCCGATGTTCTATGAG GTTATGGAGGTGGCGAAGGCGCTGTTGGACGCTGGTCAGGAAGTTTCTTGTGATCTGATGGCGAAAATACTgaagttcctgctgctgcagatcaaGACTGACGACCAACGGAAGATGGGAGCTGAACAG AACAGAGGTGGGGCTAAAGGCTCTCCAGTGGCGCCATGCAAAGAGAGGAAAACCAAGCTGAAACGCAGGGATGATGTCGAGCCGCCTACATTCAAAg atgaCGAGCCAGACGACGGTCCTCAGCGCTATATCCTCCTGCTGGGTTTCTACCAGCCACAGCTGATTGGACTCTTGGATGCCATGGGTGTACATGTAGCTCATGTGATCCAGTTGTGCTCAGAACAAACCGAGTcgtctgaggagcagcaggaccaaCAAGGCTGCGAGACCGGTGAACAGAGTCTGAGCGCTGCGTCGGCTCTGGATACAG AAAAAGTTATCGACAGCTCACAGCTGGCTGTCCAGGCCAGAAACTTGGATCTGTTCTGGTCAAATCTGAGGCCGCTTTTAGACGCTGGCCCACTGAACTCCAAGCTCCACGATGTGGTTCAGCTCAGCTACACTGCGTCAGACGTCTCGCTTCCTCTCCTCACACAGGACCCCATCTCTGTG TCGGAGGTAGGGAGCGGCGTCTTTGACGGAGTGGCCAATCTGATCTACGACTGTCTGAGGTGGCGCAGGCAGCACCAGCATTATCAAAACCACGTCAGACTCATCAGCGTCCCCTCAGTTGTCAGAATGGATTCAGAG TTCGTGTGTGCAGAGGCCAAAGCGCCTCCTCTCTCAGCAGAGGTGGACATGTGTCACTACAGcagcctgctggacctgcttCCCCCTGAAGCCTGCTCTGTGCCCTTGATCCTGAACTGTATGGTGGAGCAG GTGGTGGTTTCCACAGAGTCCCACTTGACAGAGGAGCCCGAACTGCTGGATGGTCCAGAGCTGAGTGAACAGCTGGTCAGCTACATCCTCCGAAGCTTCATGCCTCTGATGGacactgaagaggagaaaagccACTTTTTGAGGAACATGCTAACTTTCGTACAAAAGAAAGAAGACGAGAAG CCTCTGTTGAGTAATCTTGGAGCAGACAAACCTGGAAAAAAGCGCAAGCATCCTCGGATCATCAGACACCACGATGAGAGGGCGCAGCGTTTGGGAGGCATCGGC GTGGTTCCGGGCTTCGATCCCTCAGAGGTGGAAATGTCCATGATGAGATTCTCTCCAGTGTGGGAGCTGATTCAGTCAGTTCGACAGAGAAGCGGCAGCTCCTGTTGGATGGccctcaaacagcagctgcaacaGTCCTGCACAGATG ATAATGCGCCATGGCAGGAAGTGGAGCGATTGTTTCATCAGAGTGTGTTTGAGGCGATGCCTCTCACTCGACTGGACCAGCAGGATATGATAGCAGCAGGGCAGCAGACTCCAACAGCAATCCCGTGGGACAGCCCCTCATCCTACGCTAAGCAGCAGCTTCATAATCTGTGGACTGAAG GTCCAGCATTCCTTACTGAAGACACTGCTAATGCAGAG CAGTTCAGTGGGAGAGCGAGCACCCAGCTGGATTTATGTGATCTGCAGAGATGTCGTTTGAGATCTCTGTCTGACTGGCACTATGCTGAACACCTCGATGCCACCATTTTCCCTCAG gtcctccaggcAGCTTCAGAACAGTACATCTGTGTGGACACCTTTAGAGGATGTCATGATAACACACTGTACATTTACTGCCACAATCCCATGGATGTTCATCGCCACTGCAAGGAGTCCTGGGGTGTGTCTCTTCATACCGATGTCAAGTTCAG GACGTACCTGGAGCATGTGGCAGATACCATTTCAGACTGGACAAGAGAGGAAGAATTAAAGCGAGATGCGGAAGCCAGAAACTCTACTGAGTCTCCAGAAG AACCGGATGAAGAGGCGATATGTGCTGTAGAGGAAGACAGTCTGAAAGCAGTCATCAGAAAAGGCTCCCTCAAA CTGGAGCAGGATCGGCTGAAGGAAGAGGAGATGGctaaaaaatcaaagaaagaaaacacaccgaAAGGCAAGccacagagggaggagggcagATCAACGTCTAACAAAAAAGGCAAACCCTTGACTGGGGGCGAAGAAAGCCGAGCAGAGACGGCGGACACCGGAGCCAAGACTCCTAAAGAGTCCGTTCTTCCCACAGCCGCTCCTGAGGATGGAAACGCTGAACTGCAGCTGACAGCGAAACCTTCAACT GGTTTCACAGGCTACAGCATGGACGGACAGTTGATCCATGTGTCCGGACGGCTTCAGCACGTCTTCCCCTCAGATGGAGGGTGCATCACTGTGGAGAACATCAACTTTGTTGAAG GCTCCCACCTAATGAAAGTAGCCGTAATGAAGGATGGACATAGTTTCTACACGCATATCAACTCGGTGAAGCTTCCTCCTCAGCATCAAGACGGACAAAATGCGGAAAAGAAAGATTGCTATGGAG TGTTGGATGCTGTGGAGGTAATTAGATTGAAGCAGGGCTCTCTCACAGCAGTGCTAGATAATGGGATCCGCCTCTCGTACAGTTCCTATGGTCCCATGGGAGAATGCACAG TGACTTCCCAGGAAACAGAAAGAACCTCTACTGTTGACCCCATCcctgcctcttcctccacccatCACTCCCAGGAAGCTGACATTCAAACCGCACCCAGCAACGCTGTACCGCCACAGAACCAG GTGTCTGAAGACCAACCAGCGTCGCCATCAAATCCTGTCAGGAGTCTCATCCTGTCACTTCCTAATGGCCTTGTGTTGAAATTTCTGCTGGATGGTGCACAAG GAGTATCGCGGGAAGAAAGGGGTATTCTAGTGAGACAGAGCTTCCCCCTGCCTGATGCAGGAGATTCAGGCCATCATCAGAACTCATCTCTCTCCGAGGAGCTGTTCCGTATAATCACTGGCCAGGGAGCTGTTATCCGTTACCTGAAAGACGGATCcacagag GTGCTTTTTGCAGATGGCACAGTCAGTGTCAGCCAAGATTCTGGTCCAGAGTTGGTGCCTGACTCCAAGGTTCAGGACGAAAACTCTCATGAAGAAGCAAAGGACAAGAAAG agcGGAGCTCGGAGAGAGATGCGGAGGCTCAGGGGCGCTGTTGGATAACCACAACTCCAGCTGGCGATCGCATCTGCACAATTGggaccacacacaaacacatacccACTAAGCCTCTTCTCAACTTCAAGGTTACAGACTTTTTCACCCAACAG GTGATGCTGACCCGAGAGGATCACGTGGTTTCTGTTCAAAATCCAGACGGATCTCAGATTGTTGAACATGTCGATGGAACCAGGATCACGAGTGCCCAACAAGACAGCGATCAGGGGAGCCTGTCTGTCAAAGAGCGGGTAATAACGGTGGAAAAAGATGGCTGCGCCACAGTGGTGATGTACCCGGATCGTCACATGGCCCGTGTGCTTTTAGCTGATGGAAGCGTCGTCACTGGGAATAATCAAGGCGAATACCAG GTGTATCCATCAAGGGCTGGACTCCTGCACATCCAAAATGATGGAAAGTGTGTGTACTCTTCTGACAAGTATGTAACGTCCAGCTTAAGCACAGCAACTCCCACTAACCAAGCTGGAATTTACACCATGAGCCACACAGACAAGGTGGCATGTGACATTAGAGACCTGGATGGCAACCACTTCCAG GTGATGGATGACGGACACGTCTGTGTGCTCAACGTCACTCCTGCTCCAAGTGCACAACATGATGAGGGAGAGCTAGAAAGGGAGGAGGGCAGAGAAGTATCCAGGCTTTGTGAAAAAGACCTAATAAATTGTACAAG GCTATTTCTGGTGCACGAGGATGGTTCGGGCAGTGAACTGCTGAACCGTCACAGTGTGGAGAAGCTGCTCCACCAGGCATACTCTGATCCCACCGTAGCAGTGCTGAAAGAACCTCTGCCAGATACACAAG GTGACTTTGGCATCACTCTCCTGAAGCCCAGCCACCAGAGCGTGTGGTCCCAGTGGCTGCTCGCCAAACAAATCGACGACATCACTCCTCCTAACCTCAGAAACCGCAGCTGGCATGACTTCCCCAGA AGGAAGACCTCAGGTCCTCCTTTTGGGACTAATTTGTCCCTGTGGGGGACGTGTGGTGGTTCTGCAGCTCAGTCTCCGACTGTCAGGAGCTGTCCTGAGGTCCTGGAGATAAGGGAGCTGTGCCAGCACCAGCCATTCACTGCACCATTCAAAAATGCCATAGACTCACGACTGAAG GATTACATCCTGAATTTGATGGAAAGAGAACAGCGGTGTgaagaaatgcaaataaaagaCCCTCGGACTGAGAAGGAGCGTACCTATGCTCGCGATCGCCTCAGTCTGAGTCTG tcTTTTACAGAAGAAGATGATGCGAGCCACTCTCGTCGTGAAAGGAATCCAG aggACGTGGCCGGTCTGTACAGACGAGGACTCGGAGCACGAAATGAGCAGTCCAGTCACAGTCCGGAGACACTCACGTG ttttacaaaaAGTACAGAGTCGAAATGGACTGAGAGACTGGCAGATCACAG ACATGAACTACAAGAGGAAAAGAATTACAGAGCGGCTCTGAAGAGGAAGGACATTGTTCCCTATTTTCACCCTGAAAATAAACACTTATACCAG AGTCTGCAGCAGCGTCAGTTTCCCACCATGAGGAGCTCATCCATAGATCTCTCACCGATCTCCAAGTCAGACAGTGCTCAGTCCTTCCTAAGAGACGCCCCACAAGAGAGCA CCCCACGGCCTTTAAACCCCACACCTTCTCAATCAGCCAG tcacacaaacacaaaaggcaGGATGTCTGAGAGGAGACCCACCAACCCCACGCCCCAGA GTGAACGCAGTCAGAGGGGTTCAGGTAGGCAGTGGAATCCACTCCAGGTGGACGTGACTGGAAATCCCAGGAAGACGAAAGTCAGACTACCAACATCCATCCTCAGCTCAAAACCCAGATGCCTGCCAAATCAACAG TTTCTGACAGTGGAAGAGCCCGTGAGGAGGAAATGTCGAACAGTTTCTCTCACTGATCCCACAGCCACCGTCCGGGGCTTCCAGCTCCTCCCAGCCAGTGTTGACTTTGGCACAGTGCAGGCCACCACCTCCTCGGCTATAACTGTGGTGATGAGGAACGTCGGTGTTGACACATGCAG GTTTCGTGTACAACAGCCCCCACTCTCCACAGGCCTGCAGGTGATCTACAATCCTGGGCCT GTGGCTGCAGGTTTGCATGTTGAACTGCTGGTTCAGCTATTTGCCATGTGTGCAGCCAGAGCGGGAGAAACAGAACCAAAGTACATTTCACAGGATATCATCATCAACACGGAGACGGAAATCCTCTACCTGCCCGTCACTGCTA CCATCCTCCCTGAGTTGTCATATGACATTTGGAAAAAGAACACCAGATCACAGAAAAAGTAA